The Lolium rigidum isolate FL_2022 chromosome 2, APGP_CSIRO_Lrig_0.1, whole genome shotgun sequence genomic interval GAGAATGACGGTACCCAATacgtcgacgaagaagatgaggaggcgtGCGTCGACCtggacgccgacgaagaggaagcgCCCGAAGCCCCGGAGGCGTCGTCCAAGGGGAaaaagaagagaaggaagaagaactcgccgccagccgagccgcggatcaaatggacgggcaaagaagaggagtgcctcgccgaagcttggatgacggtGTCTATGAACGGCATCACCGGCACGAATCAGAGCTACGACACATACTGGTAGCGGGTCAAGGtggcgttcgacgagcgcaaactcgtcgatccatacttcaacaagacggtgaTGGAACGCGGCGAGAAGGCAAtgggcacccattgggggatcgtcCACGCGGCGTGCAGCAAGTGGCACGTCGTACAGGAGGAGCTCGACAAGCATGTTGTGAGCGGCGAGGACTATGAAGCAAGGGTATACTCACTCGCCATGACTCCTCCATCGACCCTACATCGCCGAGGTTTTAATCTTGAAAGACCGGCCTGTTTGTCGGTCTGTTTTTGCAGATTCGTCGGGCGCTGGACATGTACGCCAACGACAACGACGACCAGATGTTCAAGTACTTCAACGTGTTCGCCCGCATCTCGGAGTGCGACAAGTGGAAGGCGGTGCGCAAGAATCTCGCCAACAACAAGGGCGAGAAGTACAACCCCGACGATCCTGCCCCTGCCGCGTCGGCGGGCCGCCCCGAGCAAGGCCAGAAGAAACTGAAAGAGCTGAAGAAGGCTGGTCATCCAGCCGACAGGTTGCAGGCGtccttcgacaagtgctgggccgacgcgagggcgcacgccgccgggagggacgacaagcacGACGTACGGTGGAAggcgatgctcgccaaccagggcgtccgcattgccttgctcaaggaaacagcggcggcgaagaagaggaacaccgacctggCGTTCCTGATCAGCGGCAACGATGCcaacatggacgaggagacgcGGGCTTGGTACAACGCACATCGCCAAGACATCCTCTGGCCACCGTCGGCTCCTTCGTCCTCCGCTTCGACGTCTACTCCCGCTGCTTCGACAACTGCAGACTCCGATGCTTCACCTGACGATGCCACACCAGACGCCGATGCATCGCCCGATACCGCGCCAGACGCCGTTGCTCAGGACGGGACCGCCGATGAGCCTGTAGTCGTCTAGTTTCGATCGCCGGAATGTGTCTGATCCGATCGCCGGACATTGGCGATtcttttgtgtagcgggaagacAATATTTTGAATGTACCGTTGCTAATGGGCGAAAGCCGGGGGTGCGGCTGGTCACGATGCAGGCGGAGGCGGATATCCGCTCGTCCGCTCCGTCCGCGCCGCTAAAAAGGCCCAAACGGCCTAGCGGCTAGGCCACATAAGCAAGGCGGCCTCACAGACTATGTTTATTTGGCCCGCCAGGCCGTCCACCCGCTAAGAAAAAAAGACTCGCTCGAAGCAAACGAACCGGAGTAGATAGGGCACGCCGCCACGCTGGTCGCCGCCGTCGGGCCGGCGCCTTGCTCGTCTCCGCCCAGCTCGCCGCCTCCCCGCACCTAGCTCGCCGCCTCCTCGCACCCTGCTCGTATCCGCTCGTATCCTTCTGCGTCCCCGGCTCCCTTGCCGTCGCCGCCTCCGGAGAGATGGGCGCGGAGGGTGGGGGAGGGCAAGATTCCGGCGgaggagggaacgaatccagcgagATATGGAGGTGCACAAGAATCCTTCGAGAGGAAGAGGACAGGAATCTGGCGGGACAGGTAGCAACCCTTCTTTGATACTTCTCTTCCCCATCGATTCAGTGTAAACAGTATTGGTAGTATTTCCTGTTCCGGGCCTGTTTGTCCTGAGAGGAGACTTTGACTTCTGACTACTCCAGTCTCTCAGTTTCCACTCACATCCATATCCTTCTAGGTAGAAGAGGACATGATATTCCACATCCATGTAAGAAAATCATACACATGGTAAAGATTTATCTAAAAAGTTAGATTAGATAGACACTATTTTGGGTGTAGATACATTCAGATCACATAAATTTAAGATATCCTTTTGCCTTTTACGAACGGAGGAAGTATTATATTTATGGAGAAACTTATATgatgtcacggttcattacattcTATTTTGTGTGTTTTCTATGAAAGCTTCCGGTATGTGTTTAGCTTTCGAAGGAGATCAGCTAAACTGAACAGACTGTAAAACATGTAAAAACAGTTAACCAAATGAGATTTTTGTAATCCACAGCAATACCAAACTCAGACTTAATTTGCCGTCCCGTCTAATGTCTAGCTCCAGCAAGCGAAATCTGGGCATATGGCAGCCATTGCAGCAACTGGACTAGGCAGTATCAGCATTTTCTTTTTGAAGGATTCCATGTGCATTTCATATGACAACAAAAAGTACAGTGAATTTGCGCACAGACACACAGGTGAAACAGGAGATATATAAACAGGACTATGAAAGCCTATATTTCACAGCCTGATTGCTAGGTGTTCGAGTACTTCGTTGGGGTTGCGGTACTAATTCATACCCTGGATTCCGGAGGCGATTATGTGGAGAGGCTTTCATGTTTGGGTACCTGGACTGACTGAATTTGTTTGCCAACACCTTTAATATACCCTACATCTTACTTGTAGTTTCCTGTCTTGTCTATCTCATGTAGCACCTACTGTGAATTTGCGCACTGGGTCATTATCCATTGTTCTACAGATCTGCCTAGTTCTGATTTAATTCATAATTCCTGCAACTTGTGATGGCTTTATTGAGTACTGTAGTATCCTGGCTTGGTGATAATGTTCAGTAAATGGTGGTCTGAACATTTGATGTTGGCGTAACAACCTAAAGGCAGCTGGGATGGCTTACATTTTCTGTTCTTTTTTACAGGTGCATCTGAGAAGTCTCAGTGAAGATGGTTGAACTCTTCTTTGTCTCACATGCCTCAAACTAAATGgcaggttttctaccaagaaagCGAGTGCCATGAAGAAAGTGAACCAACAGATAATTAGCTTGCGGAAATCAAACAGGTAAACATTTGTGAGAGCTACTAGTTGCTTATAATATGTACTATGAAACCTTACTAGTTATTTATATTCCGTTAGCTCAATTGAACAAACATGATGACACTTTCTTCTTGTATGAACTAAACTTTGGTTCAGCTCACAGAGACATTAAAATGCCATTTTTATTGTTAAGAACTAAAAAAAGGTTGCTTCACAACAGAGGCTCTGATTTCATATCCAAAGCAGTACAAATAGAACTAGCTGTTTTAGGATTGGACATTGATTAAGTCAGTACAAAAGCACTGTACAATATATGCATATTATTGGCAATATTCTAATACCGAAGATCATATCTTGTTTTTATAGGAGGAGGCTTCTAAGATCAAGGCTACTTTGGAAAGGCGTGGTACCGGACCATGATCTCCGACAGACTACACGGAGTTTGATGTGTTCTCCAAGTGGCTCAGCGTTAGCCAGTGATCTTCTGGCTGGAGTAGTAGCAAGTTTATCATCTTACCTtaagatccagaaatcatgatttATGTTACAAGCTGTGATATGGTATCTGTTATCCGGAGTTTCGGACATTCTATGCTGTTTTGGTAGTTCTTTTCCGGGAGTGTTTTACCTATGGACACATCCGGAGACATAGTATATGGTCATGCACTCATGCTTTTCTCGTCAACTTTGCTTTTCATTATGGTTCATATTGGATACTTCTTATTTTGCTTTTCTGTCAACTATACACCCGTGCACTTGTGAAACTAGTAGTAGAACACTGAAAAGATCCGTTAGTCTGCCAGGTTCAAATGTAGATGAATGGATGAGATCGCTGAGAAGATCTTGTTACTCAACAACCATGGCAGGTAGCACCCACCTAAACACCGGTACTTCTACTTGGCAGGCACCATCAGCAATCATTGTCGCCAATCAGGAAAGACAGTGGCGTACACTAGCCGAAGCTACGCACACGCCCATCCATAAGAACAGCCCCACCCAGCAACGCGCACGCGCTCAACCGCAGCTCCCCTATTCTCCACGGATGTTGGCGGATGTCCGCCGGAAACGACGGCTCACAGAATTAGCGGACGCGGACGTCGCTAATTGCACAACTAATCTTGGCGGATGGAGCGGACAGGAtggacggggccggcggcctgtcCACTTGCATCGTGAGCGGCTGGGAAAATGTTGCCCCCACGCCCTTTTTACATCCAATCCGGCGTTTGTTAAATCTGGATTTTCGCCGGGGGTCGAACCGGCTGGGATGCTCTTAGGCAAAACATTGGTGCCCAACTAAACAGCaattagagcatgtctagcaggccccttacttttctgccccgtatttcgccgttttttcgccccgtataaaaaaATGGTCGTCGATGCACCGCTccgtctagcagaacccgtatttgaccccgtatatttgtaaattaaaaccccgggaaacttgttcattcatagttcgtcgatcatacataggaatcgacgtacctacatacaaaatgcgcgatcAAGGATCGCGACTTCctagtcggagaggtcgatgatgtggccgtcggcctccgcctccgcctccgcgcctcTGCCTCCTTCAcgacggcgatggccgccgccctatcttcctcctccgccctcttcctctcgtcggcgtccttgagggactcttcaatcgccttcaagaaggcggggtcccggtcctcgtcttcctcctcctcctcgccggcgagcggagcacCTCCGCGGCCGGGTGctcccgatggtcgccctccatgcctcgtccacccggcggcggcgctcccgcTCGGCGCGCCACGCCTCGAACTTGGGGCCACTccgtcggcttgagcggcgggtcctcgtcgtaccggcggCCGCCCCGCGTGAAGTCACGCGCAGCCGGCGGGACGAACGGGCCGCCGTCGTACTTGCGAGGccgcgcggcggctccggcggccgATCTTTGCATTGAAGCCGCCGggcatcctccacgttgtcccggcgagcgggatcgcttcgatccgctcgccgggagGCGATGctcgcggcggcgggagtccatgccggagatggggtggaatgcggcgcgaggGAGcgaggaattgctcgccggagcaggatggaggaggcggcggcgcacgacggagctagggttgcgagtgaggggttaacccctaactcgcacctgcgcccggtataagtatggggcggcggggccgatttcctgggccccgtattccaccGAAACGGGACGGCCCGAAtacgggcctgctagacggcccaaaccacgCCTGCCCCGTATCTCGCCGGAATTTAACGAGGTGGGcggttataaggggcctgttagacatgctcttagagttCACAAACGTGCCAACTGTTTGGGAGGGCCAGCTTTGGCTCAGAATGGGAGCGGTTGGATTTAAAGGATTTTAAAATCAGAGGAATAGTATTACGTCATGATATATAAATTGTTTGGTTGGGCCATGGAAAACACGTGAAATTTCTATAGAGATGAAGTGCATGTCATACTAGGTACCACTAGAAAAAGACCAACCTTCGCGAAGGAAAAATTACGTCCCGCGAAACACATCAGAAGCTGACACGTGTGCTAAGCTGACACGTCCCGCGAAAATTTTTCTCAACTAATGGTGCTAAGTGATAAAACCTCCGAGCGGCCGCATGCTCGAGTCCGCGCTGCTCCGGTCTCGCGCGAGTACGCGCGCTGCGCACGACGAGTACGCGTCGCTCATCCTTCCTCTTGAGTACGAACTAGCTCGGTAAGTAGGTACATAGCTGGCCTCATTCTCCCACGGCGCAAACCACGCGCGAGGCCGCACCCCACACCATGCAAAGTGCatgtgaaaataaaaaaaacgtAGCCACCACGCTGCATGCATGTTTGTATTTCGAGTACGGTAATACACACATACAACTACATATAGAGCATAAATACAAATACATTTGCGTAGACAAGCGAGTACAATCGTGCACACAGGCGAGTACAGTCGTGCAGATGAacgagtacagtcgcgcacacaagCGAATACAGTCGCGCGGACGAGCGAGTACAATCGTCCATACGAGCAGGTACATGTACATAAGTACAGTAGCACACACGATCAGGTACAGTCGcacatacgagcaggtacagtcgcgcacacgagcaagtacagtcgtgcacacgagcaggtacatgtATAGAAGTACAGTCAcgtacacgagcgagtacagtcgcgcacacgagcagagtgcggtcgtgaacacgagcaagtacatgcatGCAGTACTGATCGCACACACGAGCGAGTatagtcgcgcacacgagtaaaTACAGGTAACACACGGACGAGTACAGTtaccgagtaaagggaaaaactgcaccaaacacactaaaaaaccgaggtacttatcagttgaaacacgagtacagttaggtacacaccacaggtacaacCATACTACTATTAGAAGTACGGAAAAAAAGTATGttgaaacctatcaacatgagatctagttttgaaaatctcaacgtgaggatctcaaaagtgaaaacggttcgtaatttggacttacggttctcgagatatttcattttaaaaaaacgaatctagaaaataaagggaaaaacGCAGCCCCCtctgccttctctctcctccctcattcCCACTTTGCTtctccttgcgacacgtggcgagcagggagaccacttctccttgcgacacgtggcgagcagggagaccacttcccagggattttctggcaccacagcgcgccacttgtcgcacGCGGAGCGAGTTgtattcccttcgcgaaggtcggcttttttctagagttttcgtcATAGTTGTCCTATACACATAGTTTTTTTTAAAAGATATTTAACCTCTTGTTTGAAATCCTATAAGATTATGTAATATAGGAAAGCAATCTATAAATTTTTTGGAGGGTTCAATCTTGAATCATAAAAACATTCTTATTGGTTAGAATTATAATTGTTTTTAAATTCTTTCAATCAAAgaggccctgacggagagtatgTGGCCATAGGCGGCTGATTGACGAGGCCGCCCGCGCAGATTCATAAAACCGAAAAAAGTTACTGCCCCCATCATGTGCAGTTCCTAAAATTAATCGAAATCACTTAGATACAACATTTAAGAGACGCATTTGGTAGTCTCTTGAAATCTACCAGCGTGTTAAGAGCCACTGCATTGGGGGCCTTACAGTCTCAAACGAGCAGTTTTTGACATCTCGTAGTTCAGGTGCCATGAAGTGCCTACTTAGATGTTTTAACCCAGCCGCTGCTACGGAGTTTCTTACATGGCCTAACATTCTTTTACAGTCTTGTTCAGCTGACACAATTCAAGGCAACCTGATGCGCGCCATGCTCATGGCAGGAGACACGGCTACTCCAGCAAAACCATCATTTACATAAGGATCCATATCACCAAGCCACTGGTATATTCTGGGAATCAACATAAATCAAAAGATGAGAAGTATCCTACACCATGACAGGGCCCCAGGATGACCTGAATGAAGACCAGCACTTAGCTCAACATCATTTCTTGGCGCAAATGCTTGGGGTTCACCACTGAGATTGTTGAGATGCACTTCTGCTATTGCTGGCGTCCACCACGTAAGATTCCTCTTGGCAGCAAGTCTCCACATTTTCCGCATATTTACAATGTCCTGGGATTGAGAATATAGTTACCATGGCAAATCCCAGTGCAACAACATCAGGCTATTGCCATTACCAACTCAACAGATAGTGGTGCAAAAGAAAACAGAAGGGGTTAACAGGATTCGCAATGAATAAAAACCTGTTCTGAATTCTGATTTAAATGTGAAGAGTCTCCATTAGCCAGATGCAGGTCCTGGGGTTCCATTTGGCTGATGAGATGTCTCCATCGGCTTCTGGACACGAGGTCGCTTCTTTTTACCATTTGCCAACGCGTCTTGCACGGTTCCGTTTGGCTGATGAGGTATCTAGATGTGTTCATCACATTGTATATTCATAAGTACATATGAAAATGGTCTTCCCAAAGTGAAAGGATGAATGCATTAATTTGTTAACAAGCATAAACACAACAAACCTGGAACATCTGCTGGTACATCACTGGCATCAAAACACCATTTCCAAATGCCTGAGGGTCAACACCACTCTGAATATTTACATAGGCAAGAGTTAACTTTAGAGCACGAATCCTCAGAAATGATGTACTTCGggcctactccctccgttctgaaatagtctacattctagcctcaaaatttgttctgaaatactctacattctaacttttagtcaacaacaacactaaaAACGAGGTGGTTTTGCTCtttttattggatgttgttattttcaatgtagcttggattggttgttcacatatctaagtagtactaataaatacaCTACTAATTTGCGAAAAGTGCTTTTAGCTCtcgagcaccagtgctctcgctatgttaaagaaaaattaaaaatatttttacgagttataaaaatcatgaaaataattCCGAAGAATGTCATTGATACAtcccacaatcatgcaaaatcctaatctgaaattatttttattttgagctagaaaaaaatgacaaaatctgatatgtttttgagatttcaaaatgactactcagatctacaattttgtcatttttgtgtagctcaaaatattaagtattttgaaattgattttttgcacgtttgtggtatacatcattgactatgtgtggatttttttccagaattttttaaaactcaaaaatatgattttttatttttttttaaaaacgagatcactggtgcccatgtgcaccaaatctttgTCCTATTAATTTGTCTCATTTTTCtaaaatgtagactaaatcaggacggagggagtatgcatTATGCAGCCAAATATGGGAAGGTCTAGTAGTAGCTTTAAATGTTTGAGTAAGGAAAGCCTCCGGATATCCTAAAAATATGCTCATCTGGTGCTATTTGTAATTGCACAAAATGGAACTTTAGCAGGTAGCTGTATTTTGACATACCGGAACCATGTACACGATGCTTGGTTGGATTGCTCCTTGATTGCCCATGAATTGCTGAACATTAGCCGGCACTCCAATGTAACCAGCAGGAACTACACCTGTTTCTGCTACTCCCTGCGGTAAAAACAATATGTAGTCAATATACTCATTGCGACATATGTCAACTGATGAAGGGTATTGAGCATAAATTCCTGATGATTATTCCAACCTACCTTCTGAATTTGTGATGCCTGCACCGGTGCAgaagcctgcatttttcaaaattAGAATGATCTTAGTCAGCGGCTGTTGACTTCAAGTAGACTATTTCCCTAATAGTGCAAAGCAAGATGTCTAATGCTACCAGACTAAGTTACAGATTGAACTAGTACCTCCGGTCTTTTGGGCCCACCATTTCCATTGTCAGTAGCTTCGTTTACAAGATTTTGACCTGTCACCATATTTGGTTTATTTACTTGAGGAACACGAGACTTGATTCTTGGCTGCGTATCATCGTGTGTATCGCTATTTAATAGGAACTTCTCTACCTCTCTCGCCAACCTCAAAGCAAGGCGATACTTATCTGATAGGACTACAGAGTCAACAAGCTGCAGGCATCTCATCGACAAATAGTCATATCGATCCACACGATTGCTGGGAACAACATCACTTGAAGGTCGTCCAATCACATGCAATTGTCTGAAATCCCTTTTCCACCTATCAAGAACATACTGTGAAGGAATTTCACGAACCTGTTGAAACTTGAGCACTGAGAGACTATGCCTACATAGTATACCGCTAAATTGAAAACCTCCACATATACAAGTTATATCCTTTTCCTCTGTGCTATAAGTCACTGCAAAAATCTTGCTCATAGTCCTCTTACCATCTTCAAGGAAAATACACTCCTTGACATTGAATGTGGAGATAGGGCCATCACCATTCATCAAAGATACATGGCAGTACATTATGGCTTCAATCTCATCTTGAAACTTCTTGAACATGTTATGGGTATATACCTTCGAGAGCTGTTCTTCCATATAGAATTTTGAAACAGGTGGACGTTGCTTATGAAATGTCTCAAAATCTGCTTGGGCTTCTTTCTCATATTTGCTCTGCAAAGTCATCTCATACTTACCAAGAAATTGCTTCAAGGTGGTTTTCGAATCAACACATCCTTCAAAGAAAGGAGTGATAGTTTCACTTCTTTGTGTAGCAGACATTCCTGCCCAAAAAGTATCTTTAAGAAAGATAGGCACCCATGAAAATCTACAATCATAAAGTGTCCCTAGCCAGACATGATCCTGAAGCCCATTGTATGTGATCAGAGTACTCCATTCTCCTTCAAACTCATCTGCTGTTAAAGAATCATATGCAGCTTTTTGTAATGCCTTGCTAATAGCTTTGTACTCTGACCGCCCACTTAACTGCTCTGATGCCCTCTTCATTATCTGATGCAAGCATATTCTATGGCGAACTCCAGGAACAACCTCGGCGATTGCGCTCTGGATGCCCCTGCATTGGTCAGTGATGATAGCCTTTGGAAGATTACCAGACATGCATGCTACCCACGCCTTAAAGAGCCATGTATAGGTTTCTGCTGTCTCATCAGCGAGCAGGCCACAACCCAGCAAGACAGATTGGCCATGATGGTTCACACCAAGAAAGGTCACAAGGGGCATATCATGTTTACTAGCCACATAAGAAGTGTCAAGCGTAATAGCATCATTATAATACTCATGCATGGCTCTTGACCGTGCATCTGCCCAGAAAACATTCCTGACAGAACCTTCATCATCCAAGTCAATAACATTGAAAAAGTTCGCATTTTTGGCTTGCATCCGGGTAAAGAAAAGTCTAAGTGCTTCTGAATCTCCAGGTTGGAACTTCAAACGGCCCCTCTCAACAAAGCTATGGTTCTTGCTCTCTCCAAACAGAAGTTCCTCAAGTGGACCTAGCTTATCAACAAGCATCTTGCTTGGCTCTTCAACTGGCATAGCTCCAGGAGCACCCATACGCAATCGCCTCTTCGCAGGGCCAGAAAGCTGCTTGTAAGAGTTCAAGAACCTTGCCATTGCTGGGCTTACAGGGTGATTATGATCAAGGGTTGCCAACTCTACATGCAACAATTTGTCTCCCCATAACTTCACTCGGATCTTGGCTGGGCAGTTGGTGGTTGATGAGGCTCGTTTCCTGAACTTAGGCTCATAACGAGGACGCCCTCCTTTACAGCACATCAGCTCAAGATATAAGCAGGTGCCTTCTTGTGAGAACGAGGACCTCCTAACTGAGACACCAAAACCAACACGGCGGGCATACCTACGGTAGAATCGATTGACCTCTATGTGGTTATTGAACACCATGCCAACTTCTGGAATGCCAATGTCCTCTCCATCAGACTCCTCTAAATTGGGATCCTGGAAAAAAAGACTTCCATCAGAGAGCCGTTTCAATTGCAAAATTAACCTTCCATGGCATCAGTAACTGTGAATACATTCTGCATTTAGGATTAAATATGGCCTGACACCGCCTACAGCAACTGTGATAGGTATGGAGCCATCAGTTTCGGCATTGCTGAAGGTGGCCTCTATGTACCTAGTCCAGCAATGGTTCTGAACTTACCCCAATTGGTTGCCTTACTTAACCATTCCTGGATCAAGAATACAAAGCAGTGTGGCACAACCATCTTTTTGGCCCAAAGGAGCTAATGGAGAGTGGGAGTGGCTGAGGATCAGAATGAGGAGGTAAATTAATACTTCATTTTAAGATAGACCTCCACAATAGGATTATCCAAAACTAGAAGGTGCAACATATTTCAAATAACAAGAGATGGCGAAGATTGGAAGAGAGAAAAGTGAAGATTACTAAAAAAAATTTATAAGATTTTGCATGCCAGAACTTGAATCTAAATGGTAGTATCATTCTCTTGTTGCCAACTTGCCACATGTCAATATCCTTAATAGCTGAAAATAAAGATATCTTCCCAAATCAAACCATTTTTTCTCAAGACATACATTTTAGTTACAATCTATTTAACATTTTGAATGGCCTAACAAAAATAATGTAGCGGCGATTAAGTCCCTGACGACGCGAGCAAGCACCTAGCAGAGACAACATTGGGAAATGCAACAATACGTGGTAGATTCATTAGCACGTGCAACCCAGCTAGCTGTATTACTCCAGCAATCCTTAAATGGCTTCTAAAACTGGAACTCCTGGCTCTCAAGGATGAACAGGGAACTCAACTGTCCCCTAAAGAAAACAAACATACTGCTCCCAGCTCACGACAGTAGTCTACATACGAGTCATTATCAACAAAAACTAAATGATGCTATCAGCTCCAAACTCGATATCCAACTTCTCTCGGTGAGTCTGAACTACCGCAAACGCAGAGCCGCACTGGTgtaaaaaccctaaaacctcatgAAATTCGAAGCTTCCATCTCCAGGTGACACCTAACGCCTCAGAAACAGAAAAAGCTGGCGTAGAATCTTACATCCTTTGAATCCACAGATCAAATGCTCGGGATCACAAGACCGCTATAGAAGAGCAGGAACAGATGAGATAAATCGGGAAGTACCAGCGCGTTGAGGtcacggcggcgggggcggcggggagTCTTGGGATGGTGGGACGCCTCCTCCGCGTCCATCGCCGGAGAGGCCACCGCCGGCGaggcgggctagggtttgggagcggGTAAGGAAGATGGTGGGTGCGAAGTTTGGTGACAAATGAATTAGACAGGCTCCTGAAGGAGGGCCCGGGTATGGGTGGGCCCCAGACCTTGGCGCTCCGTTAAACCAACGCTCGGCTCGGTTCCTTGGTCTTTTGCAATTAAAAAAAAACCGGACCAACCCAGATACAAGCGAGAGTCCGAGAACTGGAATGCTGGCAGGGATGAAACTAGAAAAAATGGTTGATGACGT includes:
- the LOC124692676 gene encoding protein FAR1-RELATED SEQUENCE 6-like, with amino-acid sequence MDAEEASHHPKTPRRPRRRDLNALDPNLEESDGEDIGIPEVGMVFNNHIEVNRFYRRYARRVGFGVSVRRSSFSQEGTCLYLELMCCKGGRPRYEPKFRKRASSTTNCPAKIRVKLWGDKLLHVELATLDHNHPVSPAMARFLNSYKQLSGPAKRRLRMGAPGAMPVEEPSKMLVDKLGPLEELLFGESKNHSFVERGRLKFQPGDSEALRLFFTRMQAKNANFFNVIDLDDEGSVRNVFWADARSRAMHEYYNDAITLDTSYVASKHDMPLVTFLGVNHHGQSVLLGCGLLADETAETYTWLFKAWVACMSGNLPKAIITDQCRGIQSAIAEVVPGVRHRICLHQIMKRASEQLSGRSEYKAISKALQKAAYDSLTADEFEGEWSTLITYNGLQDHVWLGTLYDCRFSWVPIFLKDTFWAGMSATQRSETITPFFEGCVDSKTTLKQFLGKYEMTLQSKYEKEAQADFETFHKQRPPVSKFYMEEQLSKVYTHNMFKKFQDEIEAIMYCHVSLMNGDGPISTFNVKECIFLEDGKRTMSKIFAVTYSTEEKDITCICGGFQFSGILCRHSLSVLKFQQVREIPSQYVLDRWKRDFRQLHVIGRPSSDVVPSNRVDRYDYLSMRCLQLVDSVVLSDKYRLALRLAREVEKFLLNSDTHDDTQPRIKSRVPQVNKPNMVTGQNLVNEATDNGNGGPKRPEVLVQSGVAETGVVPAGYIGVPANVQQFMGNQGAIQPSIVYMVPSGVDPQAFGNGVLMPVMYQQMFQIPHQPNGTVQDALANGKKKRPRVQKPMETSHQPNGTPGPASG